DNA from Desulfuromonas sp. AOP6:
AAAGACAAAGATCTTTTTCTCGAGCAGAGGCGGGAATTGCTCAAGTCTCTTACCGCACTGTCACCCGGGAGCATCATCGCTCTTTTCAAACTCGCGGAAGAACTTTCCAGCGACAAAGAGCGGTTTCAGGAAATCCTTGAGCTCTTTCAAGCCTTCTATCGCGACCTGCTCCTGCACAAGCAGGGGATGCCTGAAAATGAGCTGGTCAACATCGACCTGCTGGAAAAGATTCACCGGGTGGCGAAACGTGAAAGTATCAGTACCCTGCTGGCTAAACTCGAAGCCATTGCTGTCAGCCGCCGGCAGGCTGACCGAAACGTCAACAAACAGCTGGCCATGGAGGTTCTGCTCATGCGTCTGGCTGCCTGACACAAGGGATAGACTCATGACCAAAGGCCCGAGTCACAATATCCGGGTCGTCATTTATCGGCATTTTGTGCCGCACCTTCCACATAGAGGAAACGACAGAGAACCATGATCCGAATTACTTCGGTTAAATTCCGCACGGCGGGAAAACAGTATGACTTTAACGGCCAGGATCTCCCCCTCGAACCCGGCATGCGGGTGGTGGTGGAAACAGATCGGGGTCGCGCGCTCGGCACTGTAGTGCAGACACTCCGAGAGATCGACGAAAAAGACGCCGCCAAGGAACTCAAAAACATTGTCCGTATCGCCACCGATGAGGATCTGGCCCTGGCCGCGTCCAACGCCGACCGGGAAAAAGATGCTTTTCGCATCTGCGCCGCTCGTATAAGTGAGCGCAAGATGGAGATGAAACTGGTGCGCGCCGAATATCTCTTCGACGGCTCCAAGATCGTCTTTTACTTCACCGCCGATGGGCGCGTCGATTTCCGCGAACTGGTAAAGGATCTGGCGCATTACTTCCATACCCGCATCGAGATGCGCCAGATTGGCGTCCGCGATGAGGCCAAACTCATTGGGGGGTTGGGCGTCTGCGGCAGGGAACTGTGCTGTTGCACCTTTCTGACCGACTTCGCCCCCGTTTCCGTGCGCATGGCCAAGGAACAGGGGCTTGCCCTCAATCCCAGCAAAATATCTGGACAGTGCGGCCGCCTCCTCTGCTGCCTGGGCTATGAATTTGAAACTTATTGCTCGCTGCGCAAGCAATTGCCCAAATGCGGCCGCAAAATCCTGGTTGATGGGCAGGAAGGCGAAGTGATCGATCAGAATATTCTGGCCCAGAAAGTCACCATTCGTCTCGGTGATGGACAGACCCGGGTAGTTACCGCCGAGGATCTGGACCAGGCGGAAAAATCCGGGACGCTGCCCTCACCTGCCCCAGGCAAGGAGGGAAGACGTCCCGAAGGGGGCCGTCGTGACTCCTCCAGAAATCGCAAGCCTCGACCATCCGGCGAAAACAGGCCCTCGCAGCCAAAGCCGGAAAAGGTGAAACCCCAGACCACGGAACCGGCCAAGCCGACCGGCGAAGAAGGGGCCGCCAGCCCCCGCAAACGCCGCAGAGGCCGTCGTCGTCCCAAAAAGAAATAACCTCAGGAGCTTCAAACATGAGCAAAAACTTCTACATAACGACCCCTATCTATTACGTCAACGACGTCCCTCATATCGGCCACGCCTATACTACCCTGGCCTGTGACGTTCTCGCCCGCTACAAAAAATCCCGCGGGTATGACGTTTTTTTCCTGACCGGGACGGACGAACACGGTCAGAAGGTCGAAAAAGCCGCCCAGACTGCGGGAGAAACGCCCCTGGAACTGGCCGACCGCGTGGTCAAGCGCTTCCAGTCGTTGTGGGAAAAACTCAACATCGAAAACACCGATTTCATCCGCACGACCCAGGAACGCCACAAAGACGGAGTTCGCGAACTCTTCCGCCGCATAGAAGCCAAGGGAGATATTTACCTCGGTGAATATGAGGACTGGTACTGCACTCCCTGTGAGACCTTCTGGACCGAGACTCAG
Protein-coding regions in this window:
- a CDS encoding stage 0 sporulation family protein, coding for MIRITSVKFRTAGKQYDFNGQDLPLEPGMRVVVETDRGRALGTVVQTLREIDEKDAAKELKNIVRIATDEDLALAASNADREKDAFRICAARISERKMEMKLVRAEYLFDGSKIVFYFTADGRVDFRELVKDLAHYFHTRIEMRQIGVRDEAKLIGGLGVCGRELCCCTFLTDFAPVSVRMAKEQGLALNPSKISGQCGRLLCCLGYEFETYCSLRKQLPKCGRKILVDGQEGEVIDQNILAQKVTIRLGDGQTRVVTAEDLDQAEKSGTLPSPAPGKEGRRPEGGRRDSSRNRKPRPSGENRPSQPKPEKVKPQTTEPAKPTGEEGAASPRKRRRGRRRPKKK